The following nucleotide sequence is from Pseudarthrobacter psychrotolerans.
TCAAGTCCCACGAATACCGAGTAGCCGTCACGCCGGCCGGCGTCCACGAGCTCGTTGCCCACGGTCATGAAGTGTTAATAGAGGCCGGCGCCGGCGAGGGTTCGTCCATCTCCGATGATGCGTACACGGTCGCGGGAGCCACCATTCTTCAGACAGCCGACGAGGTCTGGGCCACAGCCGATCTGCTGCTCAAGGTCAAGGAGCCGATCGCCGCGGAATACCACCGCATGCGGCCGGACCTGACAATCTTCACGTATCTGCACCTGGCCGCCGACGAGGCCTGCACAAGGGCCCTGCTCGACGCCGGCAGCACCTCCATTGCCTACGAGACGGTCCAGCTCGAAGACGGATCGCTGCCGCTGCTTTTCCCCATGAGCGAAGTGGCCGGCCGGCTGGCTCCCCTGGTCGGCGCACAGTGCCTGACCCGTCCCGAAGGCGGCCGCGGCGTGCTGATCGGGGGCGTCTCCGGCGTGGCACCTGCCCGCGTGGTCATCATCGGCGCAGGCGTCTCCGGCATGAACGCCGTCGCCGTGGCTGCCGGCATGTGGGCGGACGTGGTCCTGTTCGACAAAAACGTGGACAAGCTGCGCGCCGCGGACCGCATGTACCAAGGCCGGGTCCGCACCCTCGCAGCCAACCAGCTCGCCATCGAGCAGGAGGTCATCCAGGCCGATCTGGTCATTGGCGCCGTGCTGGTGCCGGGCGCCAAGGCACCCAAGATCATCTCCAACGAACTGGTCTCCCGCATGAAGCCCGGCAGCGTCCTGGTGGACATCGCCATTGACCAGGGCGGTTGCTTCGAGGATTCGCACCCGACCACGCATCAGGAACCCACCTTCCGCGTCCACAGCTCCGTCTTCTACTGCGTGGCCAACATGCCGGGCGCCGTTCCCCACACCTCCACCTACGCGCTGACCAACGTCACGCTGCCGTACATTCTGCAGATCGCCGACAAGGGCGTGGAGCGGGCCGTGGCCGAGAATGCGGCACTGCGCGCAGGCCTGAGCACCCTGGGCGGCCGCCTGACCAACACCGCGGTCGGCGCGGCGCATGGCATCGACGTCGTTGATTCACTGGAATCTCTGGCCCGTAGCTAAAGTACAAAGAGAAATTCTTGGCGGGGGAGTTCATACTGAACTCCCCCGCTTCTTTCGGTCCTGATACTTCATCGCGCTGCTTGGGAGGCGAATCGTGCCACGGACACTCATAGAGATTGACCGCAGTTCCAGCGAACCCCTGTACCGGCAGGTCCGCCGCGTCATCGAGCACGGCATCGCCGTCGGCATCTTCGATTCACGCCGCAGGCTCCCCAGCTCCCGCGAGCTGGCCGCCGAGCTCAAGGTTGCCCGCAACACCATCAACCTGGCCTACCAGGAACTGCTCACAGAGGGCCTGGTGCTCAGCCATGAGCGCCGCGGGATCTTCGTCAACCCGGAAATGCTGGCCGCGGCCGAGGCCGAGGTGCCTGCCACGGATTCGATGATCGACTGGTCCTCGCGGATGCGGCGCTACGCCGACGAAGGCATCCCGGAGGTGGAAAAGACCACGGACTGGTACACCTACCCGTACCCGTTCGTCGCCGGACAGGTGGACGTCCACAGCTTTCCCGCCACCGCCTGGATACGGAGCCTGCGCGAAGCCCTGTACCAGCCCCACCGCTTCGCCAGCCTCCAGGACAGCGTGGGCGCGGACGACCCCATGCTCATCGAGATGATCCGCCGGCAGATCCTTCCCGCGCGCGGCATCGAGGCCGGGCCGGATGAAGTCCTCATCACGGTCGGCTCCCAGCAGGGTCTGGATCTGCTGGCCAGGACGCTGCTCGGCCCCCACCAGCGCGTGGGCATAGAGAACCCCGGCTATCTTGACGCCCGCCACATCTTCCTGCGCACCGGCGCCCAGGTCTACGGCATCGACGTCGACGGGGACGGACTCTGCCTCCCCGGGACCCTCAGCGGCACCGCCCTCCTGTATGTCACCCCCAGCCACCACCACCCGACCAATGTCACGCTGAGCATGGAGCGCCGCCGTCGTCTGCTCAAGCTCGCCGCCACTTCCGGAACAGTGCTCATCGAGGATGACTACGACAGCGAATTCCGTTATGAAGGCAGCCCCAGCCCCGCGCTGAAAGCCCTGGATTCCACCGGCGACGTGCTGTACCTGGGCACATTCTCCAAGTTCCTGTCGCCCGGTTTGCGGCTGGGGTTTTTGGTCGGCCCAGCCGAATTGATCCGCGAACTAAGAAAGGTGCGCCGTTACCAGGTCCGCCATCCGCCAGGCCATTTACAGCGGGCGCTCGCTCTGATGATTGACAGCGGGGACTATCACCGTGCGTTGCGGCGCCACCGCCGGCAGATGAAATCCCGCTGGGAGATGGTCAGCAGCCTCTCGGCACAATATC
It contains:
- the ald gene encoding alanine dehydrogenase, which produces MKIGIPKEIKSHEYRVAVTPAGVHELVAHGHEVLIEAGAGEGSSISDDAYTVAGATILQTADEVWATADLLLKVKEPIAAEYHRMRPDLTIFTYLHLAADEACTRALLDAGSTSIAYETVQLEDGSLPLLFPMSEVAGRLAPLVGAQCLTRPEGGRGVLIGGVSGVAPARVVIIGAGVSGMNAVAVAAGMWADVVLFDKNVDKLRAADRMYQGRVRTLAANQLAIEQEVIQADLVIGAVLVPGAKAPKIISNELVSRMKPGSVLVDIAIDQGGCFEDSHPTTHQEPTFRVHSSVFYCVANMPGAVPHTSTYALTNVTLPYILQIADKGVERAVAENAALRAGLSTLGGRLTNTAVGAAHGIDVVDSLESLARS
- a CDS encoding PLP-dependent aminotransferase family protein, with amino-acid sequence MPRTLIEIDRSSSEPLYRQVRRVIEHGIAVGIFDSRRRLPSSRELAAELKVARNTINLAYQELLTEGLVLSHERRGIFVNPEMLAAAEAEVPATDSMIDWSSRMRRYADEGIPEVEKTTDWYTYPYPFVAGQVDVHSFPATAWIRSLREALYQPHRFASLQDSVGADDPMLIEMIRRQILPARGIEAGPDEVLITVGSQQGLDLLARTLLGPHQRVGIENPGYLDARHIFLRTGAQVYGIDVDGDGLCLPGTLSGTALLYVTPSHHHPTNVTLSMERRRRLLKLAATSGTVLIEDDYDSEFRYEGSPSPALKALDSTGDVLYLGTFSKFLSPGLRLGFLVGPAELIRELRKVRRYQVRHPPGHLQRALALMIDSGDYHRALRRHRRQMKSRWEMVSSLSAQYLPWDQGSYPPGGVSLWVEGPPGLDALELVRAVEKRGVLIERGDIYFIQPDAPRNCFRIGFGAIPSRSIAEGLAVVGEEAKILLAGRDGRPKIAAE